The DNA region TGGAAAAGTTTACAAAAATCTGATGGTCGATGTTAAACCTACCAATGAAAAATTAGTAGAACGTGCTAAACGTATCATCATGGAAGCCACTGAATGTTCTTATGGTGTCGCTGAAGAACATTTTAACCTAGCAGGTGAAGATGTAAAACTAGCCATCGTTATGATTTTAACTAATTCTCCAAAAGAAGAAGCTCAAACTCAATTAGTAAATGCTAGCGGATTTGTTAGACGCACTATTAAATAAAATAATAAGAAGAGGTGTTTCAAATGACAGATAAAATTAAAACTATCGCTACTGGCATTTACAAAAATGTCGGTGGTATGGAAAACGTTGGAAAAGTTGTTCACTGTATGACTCGAGTACGTATGGAAATTAAAGACTATAGCAAAGTTAATTTAGAGGAGCTTAAAGCTGTCCCAGGAGTAATGGGGGTTGTCGAAGATGATACCTTACAAGTTGTTATTGGACCTGGAACTGTAAATAAGGTCGCTCTAGAAATGTGTGAAATGGCTGGTGTAAACCTTGGTGATACATTCCCAGACACTGCCAATCAATCACTTTCAGGAAAAGACGCCGTTGAACAAAAAGCGGCTCAAGTTAAAGCTCAAGTTAAACAAAAAAATCAAAAACCTTGGTCAAAAGCACTTAAATCAATATCAAATATTTTTGTTCCACTAATCCCAGCCTTTGTTGGTGCCGGAATCATCGGTGGATTCGCTTCAATTCTACAAAACTTAATCACAGCCGGTACTGTTGATGGTGATATGTGGTTGAACGTTCTAACTGTTATGAACATTATCAAGAGCGGGGTCTTCGCTTACTTAGTATTGTATGTTGGTATTAACAGTGCCAAAGAGTTTGGCGCTTCACCAAGTTTAGGGGGAGTTATCGGGGGAGTTACCATGCTAACTGGTATGAATCCTGAAGCTCCACTACCAAACATCTTCACTGGTGGTAATCTTTCTGCTGGTCAAGGTGGGGTTATCGGTGTCATTTTCGCCGTTTGGATCATGTCCTTCCTTGAGAAAAAACTACGTAAAGTCATTCCAGATTCAATTGATATCATTGTGACACCTACTATTACATTACTAGTAATGGGCTTAATGACAATTTTCCTAATTATGCCAATCGCTGGTGTTGTATCTGATTCATTAGTTGGCGCTTTAAACTGGGTACTTGAAATTGGTGGTGCTTTCTCTGGATTCGTCCTTGGAACGTTATTCTTACCAATGGTTATGTTTGGTTTACACCAAATTTTAACTCCAATTCACTTAGAAATGATTGAACAAACAGGTAGCACATTACTATTACCTATCTTAGCAATGGCTGGTGCTGGTCAAGTTGGTGCCGCAGCTGCATTATGGTTGAAATGTCGCAAAAATACTCAATTAACAGAATTAATTAAAGGTGCGTTACCTGTTGGTATTTTAGGTATCGGTGAGCCGCTTATTTACGGAGTTACATTACCACTAGGTCGTCCATTTATCACAGCTTGTATTGGTGGCGGTATCGGTGGTGCTGTTGTTGGTTTACTTGGCAACGTTGGTGCGACATCTGTTGGACCAAGTGGTGTGGCATTAATTCCACTTATTGCTGAAGGCAAGTGGTTCAGTTATGTTTTAGGCCTATTAGCTGGTTATGCGGGTGGATTCATTGCAACTTACTTCTTTGGTATCTCAAAAGACATGCAAAAAGAAAGCTAATATATGAAAAAAGCAGTCATCTTCGATATGGACGGCGTAATCATCCTTTCAGAAACACTCTATCAAGCACGACGTGATACTTTCTTCAAACAATATGGTGAAACCATTTCCGAAGAAACGAATCTAAAATTAATCGGTTCAAATCCTAGCGATATGTTTCACTTATTATATGGAGATGATCCAATCAAGGAGTCGGTTCGAAAAGCAGCATTTATGACGTTTAAAAAAGAGTATCCCATGGATTATACCCATGTACTTAGCCCGGACATAACAGATGTTTTAGTCGAATTGAAGAAACGCGAAATCAAAATCGGCTTAGCATCGGCTGGACCTTTAAAAAACTTACATCAAATTTTAAAATTGCATCAGATTGATCATTATTTTGACGTGATTTCAAGTGGTGAAAGTTTCCCTAAAAGCAAACCACACCCCGCTATTTACGAGCATACCGTTCGAAAGCTAGGACTCACTCCTAATGACTGTCTTGCTATTGAGGATTCCACTCATGGAATTGCTTCAGCAACTTCAGCTGGACTGGACGTTCTAGCAATTAATGCGCACGGTTATTCAATTGACCAGTCTCAGGCAACAGAAAAAATTAAATCTCTACGTGACATAATCCCTTGGATTGATTGCTCTATTTAGTAAAAAAGCCTATAATTTAGAATGATTATAGGCTTTTTCTATACCTAGAAAGGAGTATCTAATGCACAATAACATCTTATTAGAAATCAAAAATTACTACACTAACTTCTCTAAATCTGAGAAGAAAATTGCTGATTGGATTTTAAAATACCCATCTGACGTTTTAAAACTTTCAGTCACTGATTTAGCTAAGAAAACAGAAACCAGTTCAGCAACGCTTGTCAGATTTTGTTATCGTCTAGACTTAGACGGATTCAGTGATTTGAAAATCAATTTGTCTAATTGTTTAGCAACACAGACTACTGATCTACACACTGATATCTTAGTTGATGAACCAATTGATACAATAAAAAAGAAACTCGCTTATAAAATAAATTTTGCATTTGAAGAAACAAATATTAAATTGGATAATGAGGCCATCAACGAGGCTATTAGGCACATTGAATCAGCACGAATGATATACACTTACGGTATCGGTGCATCAGCAATAGTTGCCCAAGATATCAGTCAAAAATTGGGACGTTCCGGGAAGAATGTTAGTTATACAGATAACTCTCATTTACTTGCGACATCTTTAGCTACTAACGAACAAGCTGATATCATTTTTCTGATTTCTCATTCAGGAATGAAACAAGAAGTCATTAAACTCGCTGCTATTGCTAAAGAAAATAATATTACTGTTCTATCCATGACAAGCGACAAAGATAGTCCACTCGCCAAAGAAAGCGACATTCTGCTACTAACTGCGGATAGTAATGAGCCTGTTTTAAGAAGTTCTGCTTCAAACTCATTGCTAACACAATTATTTGCAATAGATATTTTATTCTCAACATATGCTTCACGTCATTATAATTCGATGATTAAAAAAATCAGCGATTCTAAAAAGGCGATTCAAAGCCTTAATTAAGCTGAAAAGACCTTGACCCAAGGTCTTTTCTATCGTATAATAATCCTTGTGTAAAATAAGCAGCTAGAAGACAGGTACATCGTCAACAGTTCAGCGCCCGAGAGGTTCAATTGTGTAACCACGGCTGCATTGGTGAAGGTTGAAGGTTGAACTGCACGAAGACTAAAGTTTTCAGAGATTATTTTACTCCAAAAAAACAATATATTGGAGGAAACAAATTATGTCACGTTATACAGGACCAAGTTGGAAAATTTCACGTCGTTTAGGTATCTCATTATCAGGAACAGGGAAAGAGTTAGCTCGTCGCCCTTACGCTCCAGGACAACACGGACCAAACAGCCGTGGTAAAAAATCAGAATACGGCTTACAAATGGCTGAAAAACAAAAGTTACGTAACATGTTCGGAATGAACGAACGTCAATTCGTTAACACATTCGTTAAAGCTGGTAAAATCCGCGAAGGTAAACACGGTGTTAACTTCATGATCTTATTAGAACAACGTTTAGATAACGTAGTTTACCAATTAGGTTTAGCGACTACTCGTCGTCAAGCTCGTCAATTAGTAAACCACGGTCACGTTATGGTTGATGGAAAACGTGTTGATATCCCTTCATACCACGTTGAAGTTGGTCAAGTGATCTCATTACGTGAGAAATCACAAAACTTAACAATCGTTAAAGAAGCTCTAGAATCTGCAGTAGGCCGTCCAGCTTACGTAACATTCGATGATGCTAAAATTGAAGGTAGCTTATCTCGCTTACCTGAACGTGAAGAACTTTCTCAAGAAATTGATGAAGCCTTCATCGTTGAATTCTACAACAAAAAACTTTAAGATCTGTCTTACAAGTTTTCAAAAAGCCATTCTCTATTTCAGAGAGTGGCTTTTTTTATTTGGTAATTTTTCTTTAACATCATACATTAAATATCCGTCGATATATATAGACATTCTCACTTCTTCATCTTGAACACGATACTTAACATTGCCAACATTATATTGAAGGACCCCTTCATCCTTCTTGGAACTTTGATGCAAATGAGCAACCTTCTGGTATGCCATGTCTGCTATAACTTTTCCTTCATACATTCTCTTAGTTAAGATTGATAGCTCTTGTTCTTTTTTATGTAAATTCAATTCCAAGTAAAATAAACCTGATAAAATCATTAATAAAACAAGGACCGATGGAAAAATAATGCCACTCCATTTATTGACGTCCCCAACCATAAAATGTTGCACAGTATTCCTTGCCATCCTCCAATTTAATTTTAAAGTCAACACCTCCTTCATTATCGCTGAACCTGGTCTTTATGACACGTGTTAAAACTGGTTCATACCCTCCATTCTTTCTAATTCTTAACAGGTTTTTATAAAAAGATAATTCAACCAATTTATTCCCTTCTCTAAAAGTCAGTTTTTCAGGTTCAACCTTTTTTAATTGCCATTCAGTACTAATGTGCTCAAATTGATTTAGAAATAAGTGCCACTCTACTTGAGAATTTTTCCCGGCACCCACTTCAATCGCTACTGTTGATTTGATAACCGTATTAGCTAACAGAAGAATACATGACAATATTAAAAGGGCCACCATTCCTTCAAGAAGAGTAAAACCAGCTAAATTATGTTTCCCAAACTGAAAAGTATTGATTTTCAGTTTTTGATGAAATTTCCACACAATAAATCACTCCATCTTTAACCGCTGTGGTTCCGTTAAGCACAAACCCAGCGGTTACTTTATTTTCCTCATGCGCTAACTCTCCATGTTGGATTAATTCATGTGAAAATCGGCCAGCCTCCAACATGAATTCTCGTTCAGCTTTTTGCTCTCTCATAAATACTATCAAAGGAATTAAACTTATTGTGATAATCGAAAAAACAAACAAGGCCATTAGGCTTTCTAATAAAATAAACCCCTCAAAAGAATCACGATTTCTTTTTAACAAAACGACCACTCCCAATATAATACTGATAGGTGATTTTCCCCTCTTGATAATTCGTTGTAAAAGCAATACTCGATATTTTATTAATCGTTCCTGATCCAGGAGAAAATGTAATAGCCATTTGATTTGCTAATGCCACACTTGCCGGTAATTCAAGGTTTTCCTCTACTCTTTGACCGTGCTGATTATAGTAAGTAAAAATAATCTTTTTTTCTGACATCAAAGGGGTTACTCTGGTAGATTTATGAGCGTATATAGCTGATTCTTGTGTTAAATAGAGTTGATAACTTAATTCAAAGAAGAAGTAGTCCTCTTGTTGTCGCACCTGCCATGACCCTTTATGCAGCATTGGATAAGCCATCAGTATACTAACAATAAATAAAACCAATAGCATCTCGATCAAAGTAAAACCTTGCCACTTATTATTCAAGGTGATTCAAATCAATTTCTAGTTCTTTCGCCTTTGTAATTTGTTCAGCTGTTAAATAGTGTTCTGACAATAGGTTTTCGTATGATAACGGGAGATTTTCATTCATCGTAAATAATTCGGCTTGCGTTTTAACTACTTGAGTAAATGCCTTGTCACCCCGATTTTCAATTTTGTCTCTCTGGTTTACCAAATTAGGAACAAACAAAAAAATTAATACGGCGATTACAAACAGCACTATTAACATTTCAATTAAAGTAAAGCCTTCGTAACCGGGATATTTCTTTTTCAAATGACTCCCTCCATTTCCTGATAAATCGGTAACAGCAATGCTCCATAAACTAATAAAATAACTATCGCAATCCCCACAAATATTAGTGGCTGAATCCAGACCAGTGCTGTTTCAACTTTAGTGTTTAAATCTTGCCAAAGTCGCTCACTATATAACATTAATTCCTTACCTAATTTTCCTTTAGCTTCTCCTCGTTGGACGATGTGCCCCAACTCTTTTTTCAAAAAAGGGATGCCTTTTAAAGATTGTCCCCAACCTAGACCTTTTTGATAGCACGTGATAACTTGTTCACTAAAGTCTTTTGATACTCTTCCCGCACCTGATTGACCCATCACTTTTAATATATCTTGCATTTCCAAACCAGATAAGAGTAATTTCCCAATTTCATTAGCAAAAAAAGCAGTCATCACATAAGATATATATAAGTGAAACACTGGCATTCTTGATAGTAAAGATAATCGTTCCAATCCAGACTTATCGCGTGTGACAATCAAAAAAATGACACCACTCAAACAAAAAATGACACCAATTATTAAAACCGATTCTGGTCCCCAATTAATAATAAAATTGGCAAAAGAAAATTGATTCCTACCCGCTACCGTCTGTTTAACTTCTGGTAAAACAACCCACCTCATAGCAAACAAAATCCCCATTAAGAAGCCTACTAAAATGATTGGGTAGGTCAAAACTTTTTTTAATTCACCTTGTCTCGCCTTTTGTTTTTGCAATCGTTCTGCTATTAAAACCAACGATTCAGAGAGGTTTCCGTCCATTTCACCTAAGTACAAAATCATCTTTTCGTAATCTGTAAAGCCTAATAAACCGAGACCTTCACTTAATGTTTTTCCTTCTAAAAAAGTCCTATTTAATTCAAATAATTCTACTTTAAGTTGGGGCATGATTACTTCCATAAAAGGAATGGCTTCGTTTAATGTAAAGCCGTTTATCATTAATGCACTTAACACTTCAACAAACTCACGTTTCCGACGCCCCCGCCAACGCCATTTGTTCTTGATAAACGGCTGTTGTGATAAAGCCATAAGCCCAAGCTTTCTTATGATAATCCGCCATATTTTTTTGATTCTCGATTTGATTTGTAAACGAGGCATTAAATATCACTCCTCTTGAATTATGATGACAATACACATGACAAACATCCTGACAATACGGACATTTAACAGGTAATAACTTTTGGAAGATAACTCCTCTGAGAACTTGCTCTAAATCGTTACTATTAATGCCCAGTTCTAATAACCTTTGAACGATACTCTGCTTCGTATCCCCATGAACTGTCGTCAATACTCGATGACCGGTTAAAGCCGCTCTGATTGCAGCAGCAGCCGTTTTCAGATCTCGAATTTCACCAATAATT from Vagococcus coleopterorum includes:
- a CDS encoding PTS transporter subunit EIIC, producing the protein MTDKIKTIATGIYKNVGGMENVGKVVHCMTRVRMEIKDYSKVNLEELKAVPGVMGVVEDDTLQVVIGPGTVNKVALEMCEMAGVNLGDTFPDTANQSLSGKDAVEQKAAQVKAQVKQKNQKPWSKALKSISNIFVPLIPAFVGAGIIGGFASILQNLITAGTVDGDMWLNVLTVMNIIKSGVFAYLVLYVGINSAKEFGASPSLGGVIGGVTMLTGMNPEAPLPNIFTGGNLSAGQGGVIGVIFAVWIMSFLEKKLRKVIPDSIDIIVTPTITLLVMGLMTIFLIMPIAGVVSDSLVGALNWVLEIGGAFSGFVLGTLFLPMVMFGLHQILTPIHLEMIEQTGSTLLLPILAMAGAGQVGAAAALWLKCRKNTQLTELIKGALPVGILGIGEPLIYGVTLPLGRPFITACIGGGIGGAVVGLLGNVGATSVGPSGVALIPLIAEGKWFSYVLGLLAGYAGGFIATYFFGISKDMQKES
- a CDS encoding HAD family hydrolase, which produces MKKAVIFDMDGVIILSETLYQARRDTFFKQYGETISEETNLKLIGSNPSDMFHLLYGDDPIKESVRKAAFMTFKKEYPMDYTHVLSPDITDVLVELKKREIKIGLASAGPLKNLHQILKLHQIDHYFDVISSGESFPKSKPHPAIYEHTVRKLGLTPNDCLAIEDSTHGIASATSAGLDVLAINAHGYSIDQSQATEKIKSLRDIIPWIDCSI
- a CDS encoding MurR/RpiR family transcriptional regulator is translated as MHNNILLEIKNYYTNFSKSEKKIADWILKYPSDVLKLSVTDLAKKTETSSATLVRFCYRLDLDGFSDLKINLSNCLATQTTDLHTDILVDEPIDTIKKKLAYKINFAFEETNIKLDNEAINEAIRHIESARMIYTYGIGASAIVAQDISQKLGRSGKNVSYTDNSHLLATSLATNEQADIIFLISHSGMKQEVIKLAAIAKENNITVLSMTSDKDSPLAKESDILLLTADSNEPVLRSSASNSLLTQLFAIDILFSTYASRHYNSMIKKISDSKKAIQSLN
- the rpsD gene encoding 30S ribosomal protein S4 produces the protein MSRYTGPSWKISRRLGISLSGTGKELARRPYAPGQHGPNSRGKKSEYGLQMAEKQKLRNMFGMNERQFVNTFVKAGKIREGKHGVNFMILLEQRLDNVVYQLGLATTRRQARQLVNHGHVMVDGKRVDIPSYHVEVGQVISLREKSQNLTIVKEALESAVGRPAYVTFDDAKIEGSLSRLPEREELSQEIDEAFIVEFYNKKL
- the comGG gene encoding competence type IV pilus minor pilin ComGG, whose translation is MQHFMVGDVNKWSGIIFPSVLVLLMILSGLFYLELNLHKKEQELSILTKRMYEGKVIADMAYQKVAHLHQSSKKDEGVLQYNVGNVKYRVQDEEVRMSIYIDGYLMYDVKEKLPNKKSHSLK
- a CDS encoding ComGF family competence protein; this translates as MSCILLLANTVIKSTVAIEVGAGKNSQVEWHLFLNQFEHISTEWQLKKVEPEKLTFREGNKLVELSFYKNLLRIRKNGGYEPVLTRVIKTRFSDNEGGVDFKIKLEDGKEYCATFYGWGRQ
- a CDS encoding type II secretion system protein, which codes for MLKRNRDSFEGFILLESLMALFVFSIITISLIPLIVFMREQKAEREFMLEAGRFSHELIQHGELAHEENKVTAGFVLNGTTAVKDGVIYCVEISSKTENQYFSVWET
- the comGC gene encoding competence type IV pilus major pilin ComGC, whose amino-acid sequence is MKKKYPGYEGFTLIEMLIVLFVIAVLIFLFVPNLVNQRDKIENRGDKAFTQVVKTQAELFTMNENLPLSYENLLSEHYLTAEQITKAKELEIDLNHLE
- the comGB gene encoding competence type IV pilus assembly protein ComGB, which gives rise to MALSQQPFIKNKWRWRGRRKREFVEVLSALMINGFTLNEAIPFMEVIMPQLKVELFELNRTFLEGKTLSEGLGLLGFTDYEKMILYLGEMDGNLSESLVLIAERLQKQKARQGELKKVLTYPIILVGFLMGILFAMRWVVLPEVKQTVAGRNQFSFANFIINWGPESVLIIGVIFCLSGVIFLIVTRDKSGLERLSLLSRMPVFHLYISYVMTAFFANEIGKLLLSGLEMQDILKVMGQSGAGRVSKDFSEQVITCYQKGLGWGQSLKGIPFLKKELGHIVQRGEAKGKLGKELMLYSERLWQDLNTKVETALVWIQPLIFVGIAIVILLVYGALLLPIYQEMEGVI